From the genome of Mixophyes fleayi isolate aMixFle1 chromosome 2, aMixFle1.hap1, whole genome shotgun sequence, one region includes:
- the LOC142139895 gene encoding pancreatic secretory granule membrane major glycoprotein GP2-like: MKWTDEKETNTSSLVPTVKCESNIILVSLNKCFLEALGFDSSTFQLNNNSDSCTNSYTETVNSTTMQIIQALPQTGWCGNEVITDSLKVYYSNALHIGIQNRSIITVNPLNINFSCSYNLTMQTSLVGAFKPVVNSVNLTINGEGSALTTMSAYWDQAYTKQIQENEDVPIGSNVYLDIVSDAGDVDSFVLRVDSCYATPDNNVNNVNKVAIVSSGCPANQGVTAEVQENGVSLESRIKFNSFAFQGQPLVYITCIVRLCGKNTTCTGCNAARSTDGQAQLQIPINFIDDYSSSASNTAVSWVAMTSSLLVFLTVKLF, translated from the exons ATGAAATGGACAGATGAGAAAGAAACTA ACACGTCGTCCCTCGTTCCAACAGTAAAATGTGAATCAAATATAATACTTGTCTCACTCAATAAATGCTTTTTGGAAGCACTTGGGTTTGATTCCAGCACCTTCCAGCTAAACAACAACTCTGATTCCTGCACTAACAGCTACACAGAGACGGTCAACTCCACCACTATGCAGATCATCCAGGCATTGCCACAGACAGGATGGTGTGGTAATGAAGTGATT ACTGATTCTTTAAAAGTTTATTATTCAAATGCTCTGCACATCGGAATTCAGAACAGATCCATAATTACAGTCAACCCTCTCAACATCAACTTCTCCTGCTCTTACAACCTGACCATGCAGACCAGTCTGGTGGGAGCTTTCAAACCTGTGGTAAA ttctGTCAACCTCACCATAAATGGGGAAGGCTCAGCACTCACTACAATGTCAGCATACTGGGATCAAGCATACACCAAACAAATACAGGAGAATGAAGATGTACCAATCGGATCAAATGTCTACCTGGATATAGTTTCAGATGCTGGGGATGTAGACAGTTTCGTTCTGAGAGTAGATAGCTGCTATGCCACACCTGACAATAATGTTAACAATGTCAACAAAGTGGCGATTGTGAGCAGTGG GTGTCCTGCCAACCAGGGAGTTACGGCAGAAGTACAGGAGAATGGAGTATCTTTAgagtccagaatcaaattcaattcATTTGCATTTCAAGGACAACCATTAGTTTATATCACATGCATTGTAAGACTGTGTGGCAAAAATACAACTTGCACTGGG TGTAATGCTGCTCGATCAACTGATGGACAGGCACAGTTACAGATCCCAATAAATTTTATAG ATGACTACAGCAGTTCAGCATCCAACACAG CTGTATCATGGGTGGCGATGACCAGCTCTCTGCTTGTGTTTCTGACCGTTAAGCTCTTCTGA